Proteins from one Thermobifida alba genomic window:
- the nuoK gene encoding NADH-quinone oxidoreductase subunit NuoK, with protein sequence MDPMNYIVLAAIVFTIGAVGVLVRRNAIIVFMCVELMLNACNLAFVAFARMHGGIEGQVIAFFVMVVAAAEVVVGLAIIMQIFRTRRSASIDDANLLKN encoded by the coding sequence GTGGACCCGATGAACTACATCGTGCTCGCGGCGATCGTGTTCACCATCGGCGCCGTGGGCGTCCTGGTGCGGCGCAACGCGATCATCGTGTTCATGTGCGTCGAGCTGATGCTCAACGCCTGCAACCTCGCCTTCGTCGCCTTTGCCCGGATGCACGGCGGCATCGAGGGCCAGGTCATCGCCTTCTTCGTGATGGTGGTCGCGGCCGCCGAGGTCGTGGTGGGCCTGGCCATCATCATGCAGATCTTCCGAACCCGCAGGTCCGCGTCGATCGACGACGCCAACCTGCTCAAGAACTAG
- the nuoL gene encoding NADH-quinone oxidoreductase subunit L, which yields MTSTLAADVHAATTAADGGVLSYAWLMIALPLLGAAVLLLGGRRTNAWGHWLAIAAALASFVWAVLSLGQLLGRAPEERSVTVQVYQWIQAGDFDIGLSLLVDPLSITFALLITGVGSLIHIYSVGYMADDENRRRFFAYLNLFVAAMLVLVLADNYAVLFLGWEGVGLASYLLIGFWQHKPAAAVAAKKAFLINRVGDIGLLISIMLLFTTFGTVAFHPVFGAVDGAGQGVMTAVGLLLLLGACGKSAQLPLQAWLLDAMEGPTPVSALIHAATMVTAGVYLIVRSGPIFEAAPTAQLVVTIVGAATLLAGAIIGCAKDDIKKALAGSTMSQIGYMTLAAGLGPIGYAAAIAHLVTHGFFKAGLFLGAGSVMHAMNDEVDMRRYGGLRTAMPITFATFGVGYLAIIGVPFLSGWWTKEGIIQAAFDSGGLTGQILGWVTVLGAGLTAFYMSRIMFLTFFGEKRWADGAHPHESPTTMTVPMIILAVGSAALGAVLVVNYTLGHFLAPVVGAPSHEFDLVHMLTSPYSLAALALMVVGVAYAWLRYARGEVPVTAPKGNFVTVAAREELYGNAINEGLFMRPGQQLTKAAVAFDDHAVDGIVNGVARSVRAASENLRLVQTGFARSYALTMLFGAAVVVVTTLGVSFA from the coding sequence ATGACGTCCACGCTGGCCGCCGACGTGCACGCGGCCACCACCGCGGCCGACGGCGGCGTACTCTCCTACGCCTGGCTCATGATCGCCCTCCCCCTGCTGGGCGCGGCCGTCCTGCTGCTGGGCGGCAGGCGCACCAACGCCTGGGGGCACTGGCTCGCCATCGCGGCAGCGCTGGCCAGCTTCGTCTGGGCGGTGCTGAGCCTGGGACAGCTCCTGGGGCGCGCCCCGGAGGAGCGCAGTGTCACGGTCCAGGTCTACCAGTGGATCCAGGCCGGCGACTTCGACATCGGCCTGAGCCTGCTCGTCGATCCGCTGTCGATCACCTTCGCACTGCTCATCACCGGTGTGGGATCGCTGATCCACATCTACTCGGTGGGCTACATGGCGGACGACGAGAACCGGCGGCGCTTCTTCGCCTACCTCAACCTGTTCGTCGCGGCCATGCTGGTGCTGGTCCTCGCCGACAACTACGCGGTGCTGTTCCTCGGTTGGGAGGGCGTCGGCCTGGCCTCCTACCTGCTGATCGGCTTCTGGCAGCACAAGCCGGCGGCGGCGGTCGCGGCCAAGAAGGCGTTCCTGATCAACCGGGTCGGCGACATCGGCCTGCTGATCTCGATCATGCTGCTGTTCACGACCTTCGGCACGGTCGCCTTCCACCCCGTGTTCGGCGCGGTCGACGGGGCCGGCCAGGGGGTCATGACCGCCGTGGGCCTGCTGTTGCTGCTGGGCGCGTGCGGCAAGTCCGCGCAGCTCCCCCTCCAGGCGTGGCTGCTCGACGCGATGGAGGGCCCCACCCCGGTGTCGGCGCTCATCCACGCCGCCACCATGGTCACCGCGGGTGTCTACCTGATCGTGCGGTCCGGCCCGATCTTCGAGGCCGCGCCCACCGCGCAGCTGGTGGTCACCATCGTCGGCGCGGCCACCCTGCTCGCCGGAGCGATCATCGGGTGCGCCAAGGACGACATCAAGAAGGCGCTGGCCGGCTCCACCATGAGCCAGATCGGCTACATGACGCTGGCCGCGGGCCTGGGCCCGATCGGCTACGCCGCCGCCATCGCCCACCTGGTCACGCACGGCTTCTTCAAGGCCGGGCTGTTCCTGGGGGCCGGATCGGTCATGCACGCCATGAACGACGAGGTGGACATGCGCCGCTACGGCGGACTGCGCACGGCCATGCCGATCACCTTCGCCACCTTCGGGGTGGGCTACCTCGCCATCATCGGGGTGCCGTTCCTGTCCGGCTGGTGGACCAAGGAGGGCATCATCCAGGCGGCCTTCGACTCCGGCGGCCTCACCGGCCAGATCCTGGGCTGGGTCACCGTGCTGGGCGCCGGACTCACCGCCTTCTACATGTCGCGGATCATGTTCCTCACCTTCTTCGGTGAGAAGCGCTGGGCCGACGGCGCCCACCCGCACGAGTCCCCGACCACCATGACGGTCCCGATGATCATCCTGGCCGTCGGGTCGGCGGCGCTGGGCGCGGTCCTGGTGGTCAACTACACCCTCGGCCACTTCCTCGCCCCCGTCGTGGGCGCCCCGTCGCACGAGTTCGACCTGGTCCACATGCTGACCAGCCCGTACTCGCTGGCCGCGCTGGCGCTCATGGTCGTCGGGGTGGCGTACGCGTGGCTGCGCTACGCCCGCGGCGAGGTCCCGGTCACGGCGCCCAAGGGCAACTTCGTCACCGTCGCCGCCCGGGAGGAGCTGTACGGCAACGCCATCAACGAGGGCCTGTTCATGCGGCCCGGCCAGCAGCTCACCAAGGCCGCCGTCGCCTTCGACGACCACGCCGTGGACGGCATCGTCAACGGGGTCGCGCGCTCGGTCCGCGCAGCCTCGGAGAACCTGCGTCTGGTCCAGACCGGGTTCGCCCGCAGCTACGCGCTGACCATGCTCTTCGGCGCGGCCGTCGTCGTGGTCACCACGTTGGGAGTGAGCTTTGCGTAG
- a CDS encoding NADH-quinone oxidoreductase subunit J, which yields MNTVPLQTTAVAAAIGGGEAATFYVLGAVVVLAALGVVFSRRAVYSAVMMAVVMIGLAVFYGINEAPFLMVVQIVVYTGAVLMLFLFVLMLVGVSSSDSLVETIRGQRLLTAVIALCFLVPLVSGLGAIVAGEPVGLAAGVAAAGGSIPWIASEVIYRYVIAFEATGALLITAVLGALVLAHAARTKKRRTQRQMSQDRIRGDHPAPLPAPGTYARHNAIDMPALLPDGSVSKLSLNPVLAARNPEEQRGVPEDMRYSIGAAPERGDRSDAQDSDGDGQREDEGSWTR from the coding sequence GTGAACACCGTCCCGCTTCAGACAACGGCCGTCGCCGCCGCCATCGGCGGCGGCGAGGCCGCGACCTTCTACGTCCTGGGCGCCGTCGTGGTACTCGCCGCGCTCGGTGTGGTCTTCAGCCGCAGGGCCGTCTACTCCGCGGTCATGATGGCCGTGGTGATGATCGGCCTCGCCGTCTTCTACGGGATCAACGAGGCGCCGTTCCTGATGGTCGTGCAGATCGTCGTCTACACCGGCGCCGTGCTGATGCTCTTCCTGTTCGTCCTCATGCTGGTGGGCGTCAGCTCCTCCGACTCCCTGGTGGAGACGATCCGGGGACAGCGGCTGCTGACCGCGGTCATCGCGCTGTGCTTCCTGGTTCCGCTGGTCAGCGGGCTGGGCGCCATCGTGGCGGGTGAGCCCGTCGGCCTGGCCGCCGGGGTCGCCGCCGCGGGCGGCAGCATCCCGTGGATCGCCAGCGAGGTCATCTACCGCTACGTCATCGCCTTCGAGGCGACCGGGGCCCTGCTCATCACCGCGGTCCTCGGCGCCCTGGTGCTGGCCCACGCCGCCCGCACCAAGAAGCGGCGCACCCAGCGGCAGATGTCGCAGGACCGCATCCGCGGCGACCACCCGGCGCCGCTGCCCGCTCCCGGCACCTACGCCCGGCACAACGCCATCGACATGCCGGCGCTGCTGCCCGACGGCTCGGTCTCCAAACTCTCGCTCAACCCGGTGCTGGCCGCGCGCAACCCCGAGGAGCAGCGCGGTGTTCCAGAGGACATGAGGTACTCGATCGGCGCGGCGCCCGAACGGGGCGACCGGTCGGACGCACAGGACTCCGACGGTGACGGACAACGGGAGGACGAGGGCTCGTGGACCCGATGA
- a CDS encoding polyprenyl synthetase family protein, producing MSGAVPSGFLTLPSIDEALAREVQAELEQVEKVLRDTVAESDPLLNEAAAHLLSAGGKRFRATLVLLAARFGEAGNPDLVPAAAVVELTHVATLYHDDVMDEAELRRGGPSANRRWGNTIAILTGDYVFARASEILADLGTEAVRLQAQTFGRLVRGQILETAGPRAGVDPMEHYLTVIADKTASLIASSARFGALFGNATPEVVETVTRAGDALGMAFQLSDDILDVASETDQSGKTPGTDLREGVLTLPMLYALRGTEPEHARLRSLLGRPLDDDETAEALALLRAHPAMEQARADLDSWADRARAELATLPDCPARDAFLALCDYVVGRSG from the coding sequence GTGAGCGGTGCTGTCCCGAGCGGGTTTCTGACGCTGCCGAGTATTGACGAAGCGCTCGCCCGGGAGGTCCAGGCGGAGCTGGAGCAGGTCGAGAAGGTGCTCCGCGACACGGTGGCGGAGAGCGACCCGCTGCTGAACGAGGCCGCCGCGCACCTGCTGTCGGCCGGGGGGAAGCGGTTCCGCGCCACCCTGGTACTGCTCGCCGCGCGTTTCGGCGAGGCGGGCAACCCCGACCTCGTTCCGGCCGCCGCGGTGGTCGAGCTGACCCACGTGGCCACCCTGTACCACGACGACGTGATGGACGAGGCCGAGCTGCGTCGGGGCGGCCCCAGCGCCAACCGGCGCTGGGGGAACACGATCGCGATCCTGACCGGCGACTACGTGTTCGCGCGGGCCTCGGAGATCCTGGCGGACCTGGGCACCGAGGCGGTCCGGCTGCAGGCGCAGACCTTCGGCCGCCTGGTGCGCGGGCAGATCCTGGAGACCGCCGGCCCCCGCGCGGGCGTCGACCCGATGGAGCACTACCTCACTGTCATCGCGGACAAGACGGCGTCGCTGATCGCCTCCTCGGCCCGCTTCGGCGCCCTGTTCGGCAACGCCACTCCCGAGGTGGTCGAGACGGTCACGCGGGCCGGTGACGCGCTGGGCATGGCCTTCCAGCTGTCCGACGACATCCTGGACGTGGCCAGCGAGACCGACCAGTCCGGCAAGACCCCCGGCACCGACCTGCGCGAGGGGGTGCTGACCCTGCCGATGCTGTACGCGCTGCGGGGCACCGAACCCGAGCACGCGCGGCTGCGCTCCCTGCTGGGACGTCCGCTGGACGACGACGAGACCGCGGAGGCGCTGGCCCTGCTGCGCGCCCACCCGGCCATGGAGCAGGCGCGGGCGGACCTGGACTCCTGGGCCGACCGGGCCCGGGCGGAACTGGCCACCCTGCCGGACTGCCCGGCCAGGGACGCCTTCCTCGCGCTCTGCGACTACGTGGTGGGGCGCAGCGGCTGA
- the rarD gene encoding EamA family transporter RarD, with the protein MSDLNRGVLYGASAYFLWGFLPLYWPLFSPPASAFEVLLHRMIWSLAVTLAVLLVQRNWRWVREVLRSPRRLLLLAASAVLISANWGFFIVAVTTGHTLQSALAYFVNPLVSVALGTLVFRERLRAPQWAAVALGGLAVAVLTVDYGSLPWLALAMAFSFAAYGVLKKFVRLDGVESLTAETAIMILPALGGVLVTEAAGSGTFLSVSPVHSLLLVGSGVATAVPLMLFGAAAHRIPLTLVGLLQFTVPVMHFLIAWLVFEEELSTGRWIGFAVVWAALTVFVVDMLRQARRTPRPASAPVSGSTAETG; encoded by the coding sequence GTGTCTGATCTCAACAGAGGCGTGCTCTACGGCGCGAGCGCGTACTTCTTATGGGGTTTCCTCCCGCTCTACTGGCCGCTTTTCAGCCCGCCCGCCAGCGCCTTCGAAGTCCTCCTACATCGGATGATCTGGTCATTGGCCGTGACGCTGGCGGTGCTGCTGGTCCAGCGGAACTGGCGGTGGGTGCGCGAGGTGCTGCGCAGTCCGCGGCGTCTGCTGCTGCTCGCCGCCTCGGCCGTGCTGATCTCCGCGAACTGGGGGTTCTTCATCGTCGCGGTGACCACCGGGCACACCCTGCAGTCCGCGCTCGCCTACTTCGTCAACCCGCTGGTGAGCGTGGCGCTGGGCACGCTCGTCTTCAGGGAGCGGCTACGCGCCCCGCAGTGGGCGGCGGTCGCCCTCGGCGGGCTCGCGGTGGCCGTGCTGACCGTCGACTACGGCTCCCTGCCCTGGCTGGCACTGGCCATGGCCTTCTCCTTCGCCGCCTACGGCGTGCTGAAGAAGTTCGTGCGGCTGGACGGGGTGGAGAGCCTGACCGCCGAGACCGCGATCATGATCCTGCCCGCGCTGGGCGGCGTGCTCGTCACGGAGGCCGCGGGCTCGGGGACCTTCCTCTCCGTCTCCCCCGTCCATTCGCTGCTGCTGGTCGGCAGCGGGGTGGCCACCGCGGTGCCGCTGATGCTGTTCGGCGCGGCGGCCCACCGCATCCCGCTCACCCTGGTCGGGCTGCTGCAGTTCACCGTGCCGGTGATGCACTTCCTGATCGCGTGGCTGGTCTTCGAGGAGGAGCTGTCGACCGGTCGGTGGATCGGGTTCGCCGTGGTGTGGGCGGCGCTCACCGTGTTCGTCGTGGACATGCTCCGCCAGGCCCGCCGGACGCCCCGTCCGGCGTCGGCCCCCGTCTCCGGGTCCACGGCCGAGACCGGCTGA
- the nuoN gene encoding NADH-quinone oxidoreductase subunit NuoN translates to MIPLSLSEAEAPTVITRAPDLDYGLLSPLLVVFAVGVVGVLVEAFVPVRHRRLTQLVLALLGIGAAFVLTVLQVGMLPADGAGLTLAFATVVVDRPALFFQGVILVLALASLLLIAENRDGESAFTAQAAAVPGSEEERAHILAGTQHTEVYPLVMFAVLGMQLFTAANDFLTMFIALEVMSLPLYLLCGLARRRRLFSQEAALKYFLLGAFSSAFFLFGIAMVYGYAGSVNFAAVNQAGSTGGLIDGGEPLLLIGIAMIGVGLLFKVGTVPFHNWKPDVYQGAPTPITALMASGTLVAAFGALLRVFYVAFGASVEQWRPMLWVVAILTMVLAAVIAVTQRDIKRLLAYSSVVHAGFILTAVVAASADGLAGAMFYLAAYGFTTVGAFAIVTLVRNAEGGAEAGDLTQWAGLGRTSPFLAASLGLFLLAFAGIPLTSGFIGKFAVFEAAVAAGATPLVVVGVLSSAVTAFFYVRIIVLMFFAEPAESAPRVLKPGALTGTVVGVGVAATLLLGIVPGPVLDHLVPQPPTESTGAAGSEGTVADGLFVR, encoded by the coding sequence ATGATTCCGCTGAGCCTGTCGGAGGCCGAGGCCCCGACAGTCATCACCCGGGCCCCCGACCTCGACTACGGGCTGCTGTCACCGCTGCTGGTGGTCTTCGCGGTCGGCGTCGTCGGTGTGCTCGTCGAGGCGTTCGTGCCCGTGCGGCACCGCCGCCTCACCCAGCTGGTCCTGGCCCTGCTCGGCATCGGCGCGGCCTTCGTGCTGACCGTCCTGCAGGTGGGGATGCTGCCGGCGGACGGCGCCGGCCTCACCCTGGCCTTCGCCACGGTGGTGGTGGACCGGCCCGCCCTGTTCTTCCAGGGCGTCATCCTGGTGCTGGCACTGGCCAGCCTGCTGCTCATCGCCGAGAACCGGGACGGGGAGAGCGCCTTCACCGCGCAGGCCGCCGCGGTTCCCGGCAGCGAGGAGGAGCGCGCGCACATCCTCGCCGGGACCCAGCACACCGAGGTCTACCCGCTGGTGATGTTCGCGGTGCTGGGCATGCAGCTGTTCACCGCCGCCAACGACTTCCTCACCATGTTCATCGCCCTGGAGGTGATGAGCCTCCCGCTGTACCTGCTGTGCGGGCTGGCGCGGCGCCGCCGCCTGTTCTCCCAGGAGGCCGCGCTCAAGTACTTCCTGCTGGGCGCTTTCTCCTCGGCGTTCTTCCTGTTCGGAATCGCCATGGTGTACGGCTACGCGGGCTCGGTGAACTTCGCCGCCGTCAACCAGGCGGGCAGCACGGGAGGACTGATCGACGGCGGCGAGCCGCTGCTGCTCATCGGTATCGCGATGATCGGTGTGGGCCTGCTGTTCAAGGTGGGCACGGTGCCCTTCCACAACTGGAAGCCCGACGTGTACCAGGGGGCTCCCACTCCGATCACCGCGTTGATGGCCTCCGGCACCCTGGTCGCCGCCTTCGGCGCCCTGCTGCGGGTGTTCTACGTCGCCTTCGGCGCGTCGGTGGAGCAGTGGCGGCCGATGCTGTGGGTCGTGGCGATCCTCACCATGGTGCTCGCCGCGGTGATCGCGGTGACCCAGCGCGACATCAAGCGGCTGCTGGCCTACTCCTCGGTGGTGCACGCGGGCTTCATCCTGACCGCGGTCGTGGCGGCCAGCGCCGACGGCCTGGCCGGAGCCATGTTCTACCTGGCCGCCTACGGTTTCACCACGGTGGGCGCGTTCGCGATCGTCACCCTGGTGCGCAACGCCGAGGGCGGTGCCGAGGCGGGCGACCTGACGCAGTGGGCAGGACTGGGGCGCACCTCCCCGTTCCTCGCCGCTTCGCTCGGCCTGTTCCTGCTCGCCTTCGCCGGTATCCCGCTGACCAGTGGGTTCATCGGCAAGTTCGCCGTGTTCGAGGCGGCGGTGGCGGCCGGGGCGACCCCGCTGGTGGTCGTGGGCGTGCTCAGCAGCGCGGTGACCGCGTTCTTCTACGTGCGCATCATCGTGCTGATGTTCTTCGCCGAACCCGCCGAGAGCGCCCCCCGGGTGCTCAAGCCGGGGGCCCTCACCGGAACCGTCGTGGGAGTCGGGGTCGCGGCGACCCTGCTCCTGGGGATCGTCCCCGGCCCGGTGCTGGACCACCTGGTTCCGCAGCCGCCGACGGAGTCGACCGGTGCGGCCGGATCGGAGGGGACCGTCGCCGACGGACTCTTCGTTCGGTGA
- a CDS encoding PRC and DUF2382 domain-containing protein, protein MAPRIGIQELIGHKLIDQDGNNVGKIGQVYRDDQTHQPTWVTVQTGLFGNQESFVPLAGAEITDQDLRVPFSKSLIKDSPRFEAGGHLSPEQEAQLYRHYGVQPTIPGPRDAAGDVSTEERGRTAEHEARTQEPGTMPREGEEASMTRSEEQARVGVERTESGRAHVRKTVESEPFEQDVPVRKEELRIEREPVTGEERSAGTSRIGEQEEEITLHEERAVIGKEEVPVEKVRISKEEVTGTERVRGELRKERIEIDEEDEGPGESRRNR, encoded by the coding sequence ATGGCACCCCGGATCGGAATCCAGGAGCTGATCGGGCACAAGCTGATCGACCAGGACGGCAACAACGTCGGCAAGATCGGACAGGTCTACCGTGACGACCAGACCCACCAGCCGACATGGGTGACGGTCCAGACCGGCCTCTTCGGCAACCAGGAAAGCTTCGTCCCGCTGGCCGGGGCTGAGATCACCGACCAGGACCTGCGTGTTCCCTTCTCCAAGAGCCTGATCAAGGACTCGCCCCGGTTCGAGGCCGGCGGCCACCTCTCCCCCGAGCAGGAAGCCCAGCTCTACCGGCACTACGGGGTGCAGCCGACGATCCCGGGACCGCGCGACGCGGCCGGGGACGTCTCCACCGAGGAGCGCGGCCGCACGGCGGAGCACGAGGCCAGGACGCAGGAACCGGGGACGATGCCCCGCGAGGGGGAAGAAGCGTCCATGACCCGCTCCGAGGAGCAGGCCAGGGTAGGCGTGGAGCGGACCGAGAGCGGACGGGCGCACGTGCGCAAGACCGTGGAGAGCGAGCCGTTCGAACAGGACGTCCCGGTCCGCAAGGAGGAGCTGCGCATCGAGCGCGAGCCAGTGACCGGGGAGGAGCGGAGCGCCGGCACGAGCCGGATCGGGGAGCAGGAGGAGGAGATCACCCTGCACGAGGAGCGTGCGGTGATCGGCAAGGAAGAGGTCCCCGTGGAGAAGGTGCGCATCTCCAAGGAGGAGGTCACCGGAACCGAGCGGGTGAGAGGGGAACTCCGCAAGGAGCGCATCGAGATCGACGAGGAGGACGAGGGCCCGGGGGAGTCCCGCCGCAACCGCTGA
- the msrA gene encoding peptide-methionine (S)-S-oxide reductase MsrA, whose amino-acid sequence MFGFMKTTMVDRDRALPGRDTPMPVPERHEVLHTPLAPPYPEGAQIAEFGMGCFWGVERTFWRLGAENGIITTAVGYAGGYTPNPTYEEVCSGLTGHTEAVRVVFDPDRISYTDLLKVFWEGHDPTQGMRQGNDVGTQYRSMILYHDEAQRAAAEASRDAFQPVLTRMGYGPITTEIAPATPFYFAEPYHQQYLSDAKNPNGYCGVGGTGATCPIGVARTGG is encoded by the coding sequence ATGTTCGGCTTCATGAAGACGACGATGGTCGACCGGGACAGGGCGCTGCCCGGTCGCGACACCCCGATGCCGGTCCCCGAACGCCACGAGGTCCTGCACACCCCGCTGGCCCCGCCCTACCCCGAAGGCGCCCAGATCGCCGAGTTCGGCATGGGCTGCTTCTGGGGCGTGGAACGCACCTTCTGGCGGCTGGGCGCCGAGAACGGCATCATCACCACGGCCGTCGGCTACGCGGGCGGCTACACCCCCAACCCCACCTACGAGGAGGTCTGCAGCGGCCTCACCGGCCACACCGAGGCCGTACGGGTGGTCTTCGACCCCGACCGCATCTCCTACACCGACCTGCTCAAGGTCTTCTGGGAGGGCCACGACCCCACCCAGGGCATGCGCCAGGGCAACGACGTGGGAACCCAGTACCGCTCGATGATCCTCTACCACGACGAGGCGCAGCGCGCCGCCGCCGAGGCCAGCCGCGACGCCTTCCAGCCGGTCCTGACCCGGATGGGGTACGGCCCCATCACCACCGAGATCGCCCCGGCCACCCCGTTCTACTTCGCCGAGCCCTACCACCAGCAGTACCTGTCGGACGCCAAGAACCCCAACGGCTACTGCGGCGTGGGCGGTACCGGCGCGACCTGCCCGATCGGAGTCGCCCGCACCGGGGGATGA
- a CDS encoding NADH-quinone oxidoreductase subunit M translates to MTIPWLTLAIALPALGSLIVALIPRERVELAKRVTLACTLVVLAVVGAMALNFDPGGARLQFTEVHPWIARFGVHYAVGVDGIALTLIVLSALLVPLVVLAAWKEQEETADRGKGYFALILLLEAMMIGVFAATDVFLFYVLFEAMLIPVYFMIGRYGRGEDRRRAAVKFLLYSLLGGLLMLVSVIGVYAYSAQAGNGTFLWSELVGPEGLLSGVDTTAARWLFLGFFVAFAIKAPMWPVHTWLPTAAGSSRPGTAVLLVGVLDKVGTYGMLRYCLELFPEAAKWFVWPVVVLSLVSIIYGAVVAIGQSDMLRLIAYTSVSHFGFITLGIFAMTSQGQSGAALYMVNHGFSTGALFLIVGFLIARNNGSAQIADYGGLQKTAPVLAGTFLVAGLSSLALPGLSPFVSEFLVFVGTFTVLPVPAVIATVGVVLAALYILWMYQRTMTGPLREKLAGVTDLSGRELWAVGPLVAVIILFGVFPQPLLDVINPAVEQTMQQIDVSDPAPAVGVDQAGGQEGADE, encoded by the coding sequence ATGACCATCCCCTGGCTGACACTCGCGATCGCGCTGCCCGCCCTGGGCTCGCTGATCGTGGCACTCATCCCACGCGAGCGGGTGGAACTCGCCAAGCGGGTCACCCTGGCCTGCACGCTGGTCGTGCTCGCCGTCGTCGGCGCGATGGCGCTGAACTTCGACCCGGGCGGCGCCCGCCTGCAGTTCACCGAGGTCCACCCGTGGATCGCACGCTTCGGCGTGCACTACGCGGTGGGCGTGGACGGCATCGCGCTGACCCTGATCGTCCTGTCCGCGCTGCTCGTGCCGCTGGTCGTGCTGGCGGCCTGGAAGGAGCAGGAGGAGACCGCGGACCGCGGCAAGGGCTACTTCGCCCTCATCCTGCTGCTTGAGGCGATGATGATCGGGGTCTTCGCCGCCACCGACGTCTTCCTCTTCTACGTCCTGTTCGAGGCCATGCTGATCCCGGTCTACTTCATGATCGGGCGGTACGGCCGCGGGGAGGACCGCCGCCGCGCCGCGGTGAAGTTCCTGCTCTACAGCCTCCTGGGCGGGCTGCTCATGCTGGTCTCGGTGATCGGCGTGTACGCCTACAGCGCCCAGGCGGGCAACGGCACCTTCCTGTGGAGCGAACTGGTCGGCCCCGAGGGGCTGCTCTCCGGGGTCGACACCACCGCGGCCCGCTGGCTGTTCCTCGGGTTCTTCGTGGCCTTCGCCATCAAGGCCCCGATGTGGCCGGTGCACACCTGGCTGCCCACCGCCGCGGGAAGCTCCCGGCCCGGCACCGCCGTGCTGCTGGTGGGCGTGCTCGACAAGGTCGGCACCTACGGCATGCTGCGGTACTGCCTGGAGCTGTTCCCCGAGGCCGCCAAGTGGTTCGTCTGGCCGGTGGTGGTGCTCAGCCTGGTCAGCATCATCTACGGCGCGGTCGTGGCGATCGGGCAGAGCGACATGCTCCGCCTCATCGCCTACACCTCGGTGTCCCACTTCGGCTTCATCACGCTGGGCATCTTCGCGATGACCTCGCAGGGGCAGTCGGGCGCCGCGCTGTACATGGTCAACCACGGCTTCTCCACCGGGGCGCTCTTCCTCATCGTGGGCTTCCTCATCGCCCGCAACAACGGGTCCGCGCAGATCGCCGACTACGGCGGCCTGCAGAAGACGGCCCCGGTGCTCGCCGGGACCTTCCTGGTGGCCGGACTGTCCAGCCTGGCGCTTCCGGGACTCTCCCCGTTCGTCAGCGAGTTCCTGGTGTTCGTCGGCACCTTCACGGTCCTGCCGGTGCCCGCGGTCATCGCCACCGTCGGCGTGGTCCTGGCCGCCCTCTACATCCTGTGGATGTACCAGCGCACCATGACCGGACCGCTCCGGGAGAAGCTGGCCGGGGTCACGGACCTCTCCGGTCGCGAACTGTGGGCCGTGGGCCCGCTCGTCGCCGTGATCATCCTCTTCGGGGTCTTCCCCCAGCCGCTGCTGGACGTGATCAACCCCGCGGTGGAGCAGACCATGCAGCAGATCGACGTCAGCGACCCCGCTCCGGCGGTGGGTGTTGACCAGGCCGGCGGCCAGGAAGGAGCAGACGAATGA
- the nuoI gene encoding NADH-quinone oxidoreductase subunit NuoI: MLEWLNPVKGFGVTFHTMFKKVPTVEYPEVKAPTMPRFHGRHQLNRWPDGLEKCIGCELCAWACPADAIYVEGGDNTEEERYSPGERYGRVYQINYLRCILCGLCIEACPTRALTMTNEYELADDNRESLIYTKEQLLAPLLEGMEAPPHPMRLGETEEDYYRLGRDDTAAARADEQNSEAVQ; the protein is encoded by the coding sequence GTGCTTGAGTGGCTCAATCCCGTCAAGGGGTTCGGCGTCACCTTCCACACGATGTTCAAGAAGGTGCCGACCGTCGAGTACCCCGAGGTCAAGGCGCCCACCATGCCCCGCTTCCACGGCCGCCACCAGCTCAACCGCTGGCCCGACGGCCTGGAGAAGTGCATCGGCTGCGAGCTGTGCGCCTGGGCCTGCCCCGCCGACGCCATCTACGTCGAAGGCGGCGACAACACCGAGGAGGAGCGCTACTCCCCGGGCGAACGCTACGGGCGCGTCTACCAGATCAACTACCTGCGCTGCATCCTGTGCGGGCTGTGCATCGAGGCGTGCCCCACCCGGGCGCTCACCATGACCAACGAGTACGAGCTCGCCGACGACAACCGCGAGAGCCTCATCTACACCAAGGAGCAGCTGCTCGCCCCGCTGCTGGAGGGGATGGAGGCGCCGCCGCACCCCATGCGGCTCGGTGAGACCGAGGAAGACTACTACCGGCTCGGACGCGACGACACCGCGGCGGCCCGCGCCGACGAGCAGAACAGCGAGGCTGTTCAGTGA